tcgcgtatatacggtaattatCACTCTTTTTAGAGAAGCTAATCACTGCCGTGCTTTACTCACATCCTGTACTGTGATGTATGGTTGCTTCTGAAGAGTTCCTGTGAACAATTAGTACTAAATGTCGCCACGAAACTGCGGGATGCACCACAGAgaatatacagccgtaccttggaagtcgaacagaatctgttccggaagtctgtttggcttccaaaacattcaaaaaccaaatcactgcttctaattggctgcaggacgttcggtttccaaaagaatgttcgcaaaatcacttccgggtttgcggagttcgggagccaaaatgtctgagttccagggcattaaggatccaaggtatgactgtatgtcaaTTCTGATGAACTCTACTGGTTCCCTGTTCactttctgggcccaatttaaagtgccCAATTCATTAGTCTTTGACTGCCATTCAGGGTAGTTAAAGGACCATCTTCTCCACTATAAACCTACCTATTCTTCAAGATATTCATTGGAGGCCTTCTTTCACTTCAAGTATGGGAGAGAATTGCCCTGGGCAGTCCCTTTCAAGGCTTTGGAACTCCGAGACAAACAGTGTGTTTGCAAAGCGCCTTTTGCTTTCTGTCTATGGTACTGAGCTTTTTAGGAGGAAGGTTCTGCTGCTtttttgattgttgttgttgctgtttcaaATAACTGTATTTGGTTTTGATGCTGTGTAGCTGCCTTAGAGTGTCAGTGTTGTGAaatgtgaaagagaaaaagataAAGAGTTTTTAAAACTAGATGAAAAAGAATAGAGTGGCAACTGAAATGACAACAACTGGAGCAAAATCTTCTGAACAACCAAACCCCATTTTAATACACAGTAGAAATGAACATTATTAatgtttttggtggtggtggtggtgggggaatggGACATAGATCAACGCTTGCTTCAGAGTAAAGGTTCTTTTAGGTAGATCAAAAGATGTACATCCCTCTGGCAGTGAGACCAAATGATATAGAAGTGAAAGACAGCAAAACAAatgagaaggttttttttttttaaataacaaacagCAGCTTAAGAAAAAGAATGCAACCCCCCCCTTCAAATCTTCCCAGTAAAGTTTCCCACTTGACTCTTCCCTggaatctgttgttgtttagtttggGTTTGCCTCTTCCGGATCAAAGATTTGTTTAGAAGTGCAACTGAACTACAAATGTCAAGTTTACTGCTCTACTTCCCTTGTGTTATTGTATGTCACTAGGTACAAGGCAGCACAAAGCATCAACCTTAGTAAGAAAACGATGGTACCGAGCAACAACAGCTCCGATCATTCGTAACAAAAATCATTGTCTACAAAATAATAAATCATGTGCTTCAGGTGTTTAATTGGGACTTGTAAAATCCAGCCCCTCTGCTGTTAAGAATTTAACTGGCGCTCTAAGCCAGCTAAAACTAGGGAGACTAGCTCACTTGTTCCTGGACTGTAATGGGGAGGAGAAtggacaaagcaaaagagggccacctgaaagggagcagggtgCAACAGGAGTGAATAACAGGTGTGCAGAAGCAACTGGGCAAGACACAAGCCTCTGGACCTACAATTCTTGATTCAAACAATAGGCAGAAGAGAACCCTATCCTATGGAGGGAATGAGAGTTAAAAGAGGTATTCTGTCCTTTGGCTACATTGGATCTTCTAGTCAGTGTGTACACAGAATAATAGCATTGTGGAGTTGGACAGGATGCCgagggcaatctagtccaaccccccccccccccggtaatccaGGAATCACGCAAGTATGCACACATATGCGCACATACAGGGAAGAAATGCAGCATGCCTATGTAGGATTATTATTAGCTGACAGTGCTGTACTTCGAAATTCAAAATCCCCTTCCATAGGGTCATTTTGGCTGTATGATACCTATGGCAGAGATGCCCTTCCAATTCAGCAGGAGAGACCAAGTCAACGTGCCTTTTGACCCTTTGTGCTTGGGAATGGGAGGTGGGTCTGCTTTTAGGAATGTGGGCTCCTTTAACATATAATTTCAATGATATAGCAAATGCGCCGCTTATAAAACAAGTATGAAATGACCATATTGCTCAggctatgctcccccccccccccgagtcctaCCACAATGCAACATGATGGCCGAAAAGACTTTCTGGCTCAGGAATCCTTGATTGCTGATGCTAATGTTGTCTTATCATAATTAAACCATGGGATAGAGCACGGCAGCTGTGCTGCTAAGTAGTATCAATAGAAGTTTGGGAGGACTAATCCCACATCTTCCATGGATAATTGTAATGTCTGCATTTTAATCCTGGGATTGTATTTGGCCCATATGAAGGGCATAATGGCTGTACTGAATTAACAAAAAGAATAAATCCCGCTTGAAAGCCTCGGGGGGTTGGGGGGACCACGTCCACccttcattttctccttttgCTGCTGTGTCAATAGTTGATTGGAATGTTAAAAGCAAAAAATGGCTGTAAGGTAATTAGTGAGCACCACTGCATAGTCAGTAGTCAGTTTTTGTAGGGAGCTTCCTTTCTGAGAATGCATTCTTCAATTACATTCACTTAATGCCATCTACGGGGACAGATCTATGGCTAACAAATAAGCTTCTTATGAATCAGCAACATCTAATATATAAGCATGTGTGAATTAATGGGGCAGGCAAAGACCTCTTTGTCGttgtcatcatcaccatcaccattgttatttattgaatttctacaCCACCTTTTACCagaagatcacaaggtggtttacaatataaaaacagatgaAATATGTCCAAAAACCAAGCCACATCGgaaattcagcttctgaaaaatgttcaaaaaccggaacacttacttcttggtttttggcgtttgggagcaGATTTGTTCATCATCTAAGccgcttgagaaccaaggttccactgtatctctccccaccctccccagatTAAAAGGTCACAGATAGTTTAATTATCttaaggcctgggagaagaggtatgtttttgcctggcacctaaagatatgcaagaTTGCCCGGGGAGAGAAATCCACTaatggggagtcactgcagaaaaggcccattctgtACTGTACTGCAGTACTGAGCTGTTTAAGGttgtataggtcaaaaccagcactctgaaatgggcccagaaactaattggcagcctgtGAAGTTGGGCCaagattggcattatatgctcaaaccgccttgcCTCAGAGAGCAACCTGGCCgctaaattctgcaccagccaaagtttctgaactgtcatCAGAGGCTGCTCCACGTATAACACATTGCtgtaatctaacctagaagttaccagagcatacaCAACAGTACCTGTAGTTAAGACTGTCCCTGTCCTGATatgggtgcagctgggccaccagccaaactAATGGAAGGAACTCCACAGCACTGAGGCCACGTgaacctcaagtgacagcaaagtaCCCCTGagctatgtacctgctcctttAGAAGAAGTgaaaccccatcaagagcagacaACCAGCCATTCAGCCTAGGGAACCACTCACTAACAATGCCTCATTCTTATATGGATTGAGCTCCAGTTtactggctctcatccagtccattaccaaagCAAGAAAATGGTCCAGCACATACACTGTCTCACCTGCAACTGTAAAGGAGAAGTGGAGCTATgtgccatcagcatattgctgacaatgttcTCCAAACACTAAGTGATTTATGACTTCACGTGCAGAGGACGTTATCTGGCATGTGGGTCATTATGTGCATTATAAGGTTTGCATAAATGTTAAATGCAAAGATCCATTTCATGTCCCATTTACTTTGGCCCTGAGCTATATGCCTAGCCCTAAAGTACCATGCCGCACAATCCTAAGCTTGGTTCTTGGCTAACCTGTAGTGGACACAGAAGTGGTGGCTAGAGAATATATAGGTCCAAGAAAAGATCTGTTCAAAGCACCCTTATTATTTTTGATGTGGCCAGTTGGTGTAACCTTGCTACATTTATAGTACTGAAATGTTGTTGCCTTTTAAATTTATGTTAAAACTcaaggaaaaaccaataaaaatcatttacaaaaaaagaaagaaatgttgttGCCTTTTGCACGCTCTTACATTCCTTAcatgttgctgttttattattgctgttggtGTGAAATTATTCTTACAATTGTTGATTATGTGATgtattgttgttcttgttgttgtggACAACACAACATCTTTTTTGTGTGGAAAGGCGGTGTACAAATAAAGTGATGACGCTGATGATGTTTGTTAGGGAAGCTAACTCCTAGGGTAAGGGTGCATAGGATTGAAACTTTAGATGCCTACCTATAAGATGAATGTGGCAAACAGATAATTGCAAACATGTCTACAAGACACACACTTGTCAAGCTCTGGCTGCCTCAGTGGCGGCCTCTGTTTTTGCTCCATGGCAACCCTAAGATCCATGAATCGTGTTCAGAGTTGTGcatctctcttcttctctctggGCTCCAGGAATTAAATACCATGTCCCTAATTTCAAACCAGCTATTACAGTGCAGGCCATTGTGGGCATTACAGTAGCACGAGTGATGAATTATAATAACCACAATAAACCTAATTAACAACCTGGTGTTTTTATCTTTGTAATTAAATCTAGCTGCCATAATGATAACCACTCTGgaaatcctgctgctgctgctattatattATGATCAAAACAGATTACCTTATGGTAGTATTTTTAACCTCTGGTCCTCAGATGGCCTCTTGCTGGTTCAGAGGCTGTTTCCTGCCACTCTGGAGCAAGAGTGGCATTTGAGCCTCCTGCTGCTGAGGCAGAAGCTCAATTTGCCCCTTCCTTTGACAGAAAGGGAGTCCCAGAGCCAGATCACTTTGTAGCTGGATGAAAGTGGGGAGATGAGCGAGTGATAAAACTCAAGTTTCAGGGCAGGCTATGCCCACCTCCTAAGAGGCTGTTGCACATGTATTGTGGCAGTCACATTTAAGAACAAGGGACAAACCAATGCTACAAGATGAGTATGAATCATGTGCATTGGCAAAAAAACCGTGCCTTAAAAtctacttttcttcttttaatttcaagaagaagaagaagaagaagagtttggatttgctatcccgctttatcactaccctaaggagtctcaaagcagctgatgttctcctttcctttcctcccccacaacaaacactctgtgaggtgagtggggctgagagacctcaaagaagtgtgactagcccaaggtcacccagcagctgcatatggaggagtggagacgcgaacccggttcaccagattacgtgactaccgctcttaaccactacaccacactggctcccaggctCCAGAGCCATGGCAGAAATGGAAAGGTGACTGACTGGCTAAGTTTATATGGCCCTTTTCTGCCAATGCATACAAGACAATTTACGATTTAAAATAATGGCTTATAAGGCAcagtacaaaatgaaaacaaagcagaGAAATAGGAAAACAAGCAAATGGAGTTATCAAAGATAATCGCTGTTTCCATTTTTCATGTTCATcatagttttgatttttaaagctGAGCAGCCTGAGGCCAGGGTGTCTAAAGGACCACCACTTTCAACATGAACTTATATTCAGAGTCATTTTAGTCTTCTGGGGGCAGGGAGGTGCTTGCAAGCAAGGGGGTCCTTTTACTGGTGATGCTAAATTATGGAATCCTGTCCCTAGATATGCTTTCTGGGATCTTTCCTTAGTTATATTTTGGGTGCCAGGGAAAGATTATACAGTACTGTTCTTTCATGCTTTTAATGTATCTAAGATCCTCTCattgtctttttttgtttgtttggttaaaGCTGCTGTTTAATTTGCTGGCCTTGATGTTTTTATCTTGCAGTTTGATTGTTGTTTACTTTGCTGTTTGGTATTGTTTATTCTTCTACTGGTTACTTGAGGGTATTGTCTTTAAAAAATGGacttttataaaacaaacaaacaaacaaacaagtttctTAACTTAGTTCAGGGGCAGTGTGATGAGCATAACAGGTATATATCCATGTCTGGTCCTGCCCTGTAACATCTTGTGAAATTCATTGCGCGATGTgatgatatctatctatctatctatctatctatctatctatctggtaaCTATCAGCATCTTCTGGTAATTATCTGCACACACATTACAGTTGCTATATCAATatatcaatctctctctctctctctctctctctctatatatatatatatatatatattcatattcatTCTCCTTCTACAAATGTTGTTATGGCTCCATTAGTTTATGTGAAGgcatagaagaagagaagaagctaTGCCAGAAGAGAGACATATATGAAGAAACAGCCATTTCAGCCACCAGAGCAAGGTGTATCATATTTGACAGCCAGCTATATACTATTTCCCTTTATCATCTTTTATCCAGAGATAGGAAAATAGCTAACCATGATTACATCAGAGGCACCATTTTTTTGTTCCCAGCATCTGGCTAGCTGGAGGCCCAGCCTGGGATGGGGGGCATCTATCTCCAGAAGGGACTCACACGGAGAACCAAGATAGCAACAGTTTCTCTGCTCCATTTCACACATTTGATAAGTAACTGTCCTGCAACGCTCAGTTGTCCTGTAGCAAGAACAAAGAACTAACAGGGTCAGAAAAGATAAAGCAGAATAAAGAATAGACTTCAGGCCCTCTGTGCGACCCCAGGTTTTCACGCCACAGTGGTGCATGGATATAGGGTCTCTCTCTGTGATACGGTTGACCACcatgattgctgctgctgccattgcagGGTGCTTTTCTAAAGAAGGTGGGTATGAACCTACCTTAGAATGGGTCAACCTCATGGAATGCTTACACCCAATTCTGCACATTTTCCATAGTTGGCGGCAGGCATAAtacttaactggagatgccaataaTTCAACTAAACCCACACATACAGAACTCAAAGTGCTGTAAATGTTATTGGTAGGTGGTCTCCCCTTTGTCTGGATCTAGACCCGCTTAGCTTCAATGAGATGAGTGCATCATGTGCCCTCATAACAAAGCCCTGGCTCTTTGTGCTATACCACAAAGCTTCAGCAAGGGACCACATCCTGATACAACAGTGATATGTAGGCGGCTTGCATTCAGATGTCTCACAAAATGCTGAACAAACTACAGCGAGTCAGTGTTCAGAAGCCAGTGCAACACTTGAATAAAAATCATGTGCGCCTCTCACATTCCCGAACAAGCTATCCTTGGGTGGTATCTGACTTGGGCATTTTGCTATCATCCATTATTAGAGATTACCTGAGAATACCTCCACCTATGGCACTTGATGCTGGCTGGTTTAGGCAAACTAGGTACAACATCTTTCAGCTGGTCTAGGATCAACTGCTGAACCTTTTCCTTGTCTGACTCCAAGTGGCTAGTTCCAAAGGGAACGCTGGTGTGAACAACAACAGATGGCGCGACATCAGGTGATTCTGCAAGAGATACaaagaaatacatacatacatatatatatatatatttacagatgGCCTCCAAATAAATATGTTCAAGATTCAGCACTGTTTTGTACCTTAAACGCAGCTTCAATTGGAATCCAAAAGCAACTAATGGCCTAGTAGCTCCCTAAGAGTTAATATGGATAGCACAAAGTAAGCATTATACCGGTAATCTGTTTTCTCTCTGAA
The sequence above is drawn from the Lacerta agilis isolate rLacAgi1 chromosome 5, rLacAgi1.pri, whole genome shotgun sequence genome and encodes:
- the LOC117046255 gene encoding renalase-like is translated as MYFFVSLAESPDVAPSVVVHTSVPFGTSHLESDKEKVQQLILDQLKDVVPSLPKPASIKCHRWRYSQVTKAFPGSPGQITLHTKPFLVCGGDGFIHSNFDGCIDSAMSIVQALKSSL